From a region of the Triticum aestivum cultivar Chinese Spring chromosome 7D, IWGSC CS RefSeq v2.1, whole genome shotgun sequence genome:
- the LOC123168045 gene encoding protein ALTERED XYLOGLUCAN 4 → MGTNFPQSHHLQNAHFSLPRKQFLTYILYALLPLALLHYLLFNPLAAPKPPLLAREAAPAVVPSQHGHAPVNALEEQLPPPPPDRGGEVLGETPGGEVSASGSASPPCDYSDGEWVPDGRPPLYDGTSCGTIKDGQNCMAHGRPDTGYLHWRWRPRRCDLPAFSPEAFLRWLRNRHLAFVGDSMARNQGESLLCLLASRSRPDLVYRDGEENRFRRWVFREHNATVSIFWSPLLVRVAEKAEHAGVRHNNVFLDSFDERWMSQLGGLDAAVLSVGHWFLIPGVYHDGGRVVGCHDCADLNRTETAFFGVFKEAVRRTLAEVARRHGADRKVVAVTTFSPAHFEGDWDKAGACPRRHPYREGEKELGYTENEMRKTVLEAVAAHAGAGPLRFAALDVTKLANLRPDGHPGPYMRSDPFAGGPGARVQNDCVHWCMPGPIDTFNEILLHTIAG, encoded by the exons ATGGGCACCAATTTCCCGCAGAGCCACCACCTCCAGAACGCGCACTTCTCGCTCCCCAGGAAGCAATTCCTCACCTACATCCTCTACgccctcctccccctcgcgctcctcCACTACCTGCTCTTCAACCCGCTGGCCGCACCCAAGCCGCCGCTCCTGGCGCGAGAGGCGGCGCCTGCCGTCGTCCCGTCCCAGCACGGGCACGCGCCGGTGAATGCGCTTGAGGAGCAGCTGCCCCCGCCCCCTCCCGACCGAGGGGGCGAAGTGTTGGGGGAAACTCCAG GCGGAGAAGTGTCGGCGTCAGGATCCGCGTCGCCGCCGTGCGACTACTCCGACGGCGAGTGGGTGCCGGACGGGCGCCCGCCGCTGTACGACGGGACGAGCTGCGGCACCATCAAGGACGGCCAGAACTGCATGGCGCACGGCCGCCCGGACACCGGGTACCTCCACTGGCGGTGGCGGCCGCGGCGGTGCGACCTCCCCGccttctccccggaggcgttccTCCGCTGGCTCCGCAACAGGCACCTGGCCTTCGTGGGCGACTCCATGGCGCGCAACCAGGGCGAGTCGCTGCTCTGCCTCCTCGCCTCCCGCTCCCGCCCGGACCTCGTGTACCGGGACGGCGAGGAGAACAGGTTCCGGCGGTGGGTCTTCCGGGAGCACAACGCCACCGTCTCCATCTTCTGGTCGCCGCTCCTGGTGAGGGTCGCCGAGAAGGCGGAGCACGCCGGCGTGCGGCACAACAATGTGTTCCTCGACTCGTTCGACGAGCGGTGGATGTCGCAGCTGGGCGGTCTCGACGCGGCCGTCCTGTCCGTCGGGCACTGGTTCCTGATCCCCGGCGTCTACCACGACGGCGGCAGGGTCGTGGGCTGCCACGACTGCGCGGACCTCAACCGCACCGAGACGGCCTTCTTCGGCGTGTTCAAGGAGGCCGTGCGCCGGACGCTCGCCGAGGTCGCCCGGCGGCACGGCGCGGACAGGAAGGTGGTCGCGGTCACCACGTTCTCGCCGGCGCACTTCGAGGGGGACTGGGACAAGGCCGGCGCGTGCCCCAGGAGGCACCCGTACAGGGAGGGCGAGAAGGAGCTGGGCTACACGGAGAACGAGATGCGGAAGACCGTCCTGGAGGCGGTGGCCGCCCACGCAGGCGCCGGGCCCCTGCGGTTCGCGGCGCTCGACGTGACGAAGCTGGCCAACCTGCGGCCGGACGGCCACCCGGGGCCGTACATGCGCAGCGACCCGTTCGCCGGCGGCCCGGGCGCGCGGGTGCAGAACGACTGCGTGCACTGGTGCATGCCCGGCCCGATCGACACGTTCAACGAGATCCTGCTACACACCATCGCGGGGTGA